In Yamadazyma tenuis chromosome 7, complete sequence, the sequence TTCTTACCATAACTTGGAGTAGACAAACTAAGCTTGCAGCGTTTGTTTCTCCAATCACAGGTTTGGTATTTGGATTTACTGTGTGGGGATGCGTAACTAAGAAGATGTATAAGGAAGTCAATGTGACTACCTTGGGAAATCAACTCCCATGTCTTTATGGAGGTCTTACAGCTCTTTTCCTTCCCGCCATAGTCAGTGTTGTTTTGAGTTTGACTATTAAGCCGTACACTTTCAATTGGGAATTATTGAGAAAAGCCCATATaattattgatgaaggtgaagacACTACCATAGATACCAATGGAGATGTCACTGtgattccttcaaaagaGAAGGAGGTAGGAGCTGTTGAAATTAAACTGGATGACCCTAGTTCTTCTGAACTGGTAGACGTTGATCAGCACAATGATAGAGTCATTGCGAAATACACGAAGCTAGCATATGCTAGTTTTGTATTCGTGCTTCTCATCACATGGGTGATTTGGCCATTACCATTATACAGAGACTGGATTTGGAGTGAAGCATATTTTAAAGGATATGTTACGGTTGGGCTTGTTTGGGTATACTTGGCTTTACTAGTGATAGGACTTTTTCCTATTTACGATGGCCGCCATGTTTTGAAAATAGTGTTAAACGGAGTGTATAGAGATTTTTTCCAACGTGGACAAAAAGCCAACTAGGTTGGATTGCGATTGAAAATTCTGTTATTAAAAGTGTGATAAAAGTGAGAATAAATATTGAAAAGTAGCTAGATCATTTGTAGATAAGCTCAAAATTGCATCCGCTGAATATTAGTTATCGGGAATCCAAACGGGGAAAGAAGATCCCTGAATTCTTTTATCTTGGCTCTCCAACTGCGTATCCACATTAGAAAGGTGTTTCCTCACTGAGGGAAGAGTAGTCGCACCTTAAAGGCGCAATGCTGTATTATGGGGGGGAGGCCTACGAGTGATTTATTATCTGGTGAATAACTCTTTTTCACAAGTTTAAGGTATGAAACCCCAGACAGTATTAGTGGTAATTATTAAGAGTTTCTTCTGAATTTCTGCCTACTTTTGAGATTTGACATACAAATTTACAATATAACTTACACAGATAATAACCCAGCTTTTTTGAAAGCTCTTCTACATCTTTATCAGTAGACCGGCTTTTCTAATGATTAATATGACCTCCACGAGCTCTCGACTTCGTCAAACTTTCTCTTGCCAGAAACTCCTTTTAAATTTTCCCTGTTTTTTCTTCTAGAGCTTCTCTGCCTCTCAACTTCACGTCTGGTGATCTCTTCTGGTGTTAAAATTTCAACAATAGGCTCCCAATGGTCGTTACCATTATTGACACTGCTTTCAGTTGATATTCTGATACCTCTTTCAAAAATCAATCCGCTCAATTGTTGGTATTTTTCGAGTTCGTGGTTCTTTCCTTCTATAATCTCTCTCTTCAACCTAGAGATAACTTCATGTAGAGAAGTTGCAATGGCGGGCTTGAATTCCAATGATAATCCCATATCCGCCACCACTATGTCAGCAAACATTTCTGGACTGACATCGGTTTGGGTCAAGTCCCATTCAAATCTATCTTCATATAATATTTTACCCAAACTCACAGccaaattgatgatgacatGATACTCCATGTTCGATGGTAGTTGCAAGTTGGAATATTGCTTGTATTCTTCAATCTGCTTTTTGATGGATTCTACCATTACCGAATGAACGGACGTTGGGAGTTCAAGGTCAGTAGCAGCAATGCTAGCAAATTCTTCAGGCAGAATTAAGGTTTGGTTTAAGTTCCACATAAAGCAATCTTGGTACTTTGAGTTTCCTCCATTATAATCAATACTTAGTCTTATGGGAACCAACACATCATCCAGATTCTTAACTTCTTTTAAGTTTTCTTCACTGTCAAGATCTGATGGATATTTTGGAACCCTGACTGGTTTTAGTATGATCTTATTGACAGCACTTTCATTTGACTGATTGTTGGATTGCTGATTGGAAGTCAGTGATGGGGAAAAGTCATCGTCGAAGTCATCTTCACCTCTGTCGTATTCCGAGTAGTTGACTTGTCTTCTGTTCCTGGTGGTGGGAACAGTGGTGGTTATCAAGGCACTATCCAGGTCCTTATTGACTCTAGATGCCAATCCACTGGCCAAAGCTTGGGGAAAGTATGTTCTATTATTGATTGCAGCGGAACCCATACCCAAGTTTTcagaagttgttgataattGAACGCGATTTTTTGAGAGTCTTACACtcaagaaaaaaattgTAGTTAGATTTGCCAACAGCAGCAAGTAGTAGTTGTGTGTAGATATGGATGCAAGCAccattcttgaaaagttttttgAGTCTCGTGCTGACGTTGATGAGATAATTAACCCCAATCAACTAAGAAAATGGTTCCCTAAATCAACTAGCTCTACAAGTTTACAAATCTTATATGAAATATTGCATGAGGATAGGAAGATAATATTACAAAGGGTATCTGAAAATATTAAAAGCGAGTTCAAAATACCGCTAAGTATCGATGGTACGAGTATTAATCCCAATAATAATGATGCTAGCACTGCTTTAACTGAAAAATACAACATGTCACTGTTTTTGGAGCATTTGAAAGATATCGAGAGGGTCTCACTAACTCAACACAAGGTTCTTGACGAGAAAATTGATGCTTATAGTAGAGATATCGAGAAATTGTTAAGTTTAATCAATGACGTGGGTGACAAACTAGATCGAGATGACGGGTTGTCTGCATCATCGAGTTTAGGGGCCGTTAATACACTCGAGGCCATTATTGATGGCGGCAAATAGAAGAAAGAATAGACAATTGACATGTCTATACATCATTTATAATGACTAATGGTTTGAAAAGCGTGTTTTTATGTATTATAATGGTGACATGTACTAATAGCTGGATGATTAAGAACgaataaataaataaataaataagTTATACATTGACCTCTTGGTCGAATGTCTTGTACTTTCTTTCGATTTCAtgcaacttcttcaaatcttcctCTTCTAACCACCTCCAGGTTTCGAAATTCCAATTCAAGTCATCTCTATCACCTAATTGGTAGTTAGTTTCAAGGCCCCCTGATTTCattggttgcaaatataTAACTCTTTTGATTCGTGAATGAACCAAGCCCATTGAGCACATCACACAAGGTTCATGGGTAGTATACACAACCAAGCCATTCAATAGATAACCCGAGTCAAACTCAACTGAGTGTGCACTTTTCTGAAGTCTACTTTTCTTTTCATTTTGTGCTACCTGCTCGATAGCCAACATTACGCTATGATGCAATGGATGTGCAAGTCGGCAGTCGAAGCTGGTAGATACGATCTCTTCATTGTTAGGATTAACCACAATTGTAGCGACTGGAAGGGTGGGTTTTTTGGATTCGATTTCTTCTGTGGCCGTTTCAAGGACATCTAATAATTTTCTAATCATTTGTTTCTCTTTCACTATATCGAACTTCACTTCTTTGAGAAATTGGGCATTAGGATCTCCTCTCCAGGACATTGGCCAAAACTTTTCCGACCATTCTAAGGATATCTCTCGAGTGGTTGGGATATTAGAAGGAATTTTGACTTCGTTGATTTGATCAGATGTCATTTCACTAATCTCAGGGTCAGAGTACTCATGaatgagttcaagaatttgatctTTCGTGGTGAATAGAGAAGATGAACATAGTATCCCATCTAAGCGGAAGTCTTTCCCCGTTCCAATTTTCTTTAATCGTTTAATATGCGTGAATGTTTGGGGTTCGTATGGGGTAATGCACTCTctgatgaacttgacaaaaGCTTTTGTTTGTTGAGGTTTTAGCCGACAGCACCAAACGCTTGTAAGTCTTGGAATATTGGCATCGACGTTATTTATCTTGGAATACTTGATTTGTTTAAGTTTCCCGTATATCACagctttttcaaagtcaataTGGGGGTGGTCAACATCTTTTATTTTAGCCATCTTTTGGGAATTTTCTATTATACGAAATGATTCTCTGAAACTTGATCGAAGCAGGCTTGGGACTAAAGACTCGAAGAACTTCTTATATAGCATTAAATCCTTTCAATTTTGATCCGTATAAACTATATTATTGCTAAAACGGATTTTCTGAAAGTTGGTGGGTGCTTCAATGCATTTGAATATATTCGACTGCGAAAGCCCGGGGTAAAGAAAAAATACCACAAAATACACGCTCCATTATATGAAGCAACATTTCCGATTGATTGACTATTTCTCAGAAGTGGCAGGTATCTCGCGAGATGATATTATCACTAAATTAGAAAAGCATATTACTATTCAAGCGGAGGTCGTGAAAGTGC encodes:
- the SFH1 gene encoding Chromatin structure remodeling complex protein sfh1 (COG:B,K; EggNog:ENOG503NX1J); this translates as MGSAAINNRTYFPQALASGLASRVNKDSDSALITTTVPTTRNRRQVNYSEYDRGEDDFDDDFSPSSTSNQQSNNQSNESAVNKIILKPVRVPKYPSDLDSEENLKEVKNSDDVLVPIRLSIDYNGGNSKYQDCFMWNLNQTLISPEEFASIAATDLELPTSVHSVMVESIKKQIEEYKQYSNLQLPSNMEYHVIINLAVSLGKILYEDRFEWDLTQTDVSPEMFADIVVADMGLSLEFKPAIATSLHEVISRLKREIIEGKNHELEKYQQLSGLIFERGIRISTESSVNNGNDHWEPIVEILTPEEITRREVERQRSSRRKNRENLKGVSGKRKFDEVESSWRSY
- the TAD3 gene encoding tRNA-specific adenosine deaminase subunit tad3 (EggNog:ENOG503NW8T; COG:A) produces the protein MAKIKDVDHPHIDFEKAVIYGKLKQIKYSKINNVDANIPRLTSVWCCRLKPQQTKAFVKFIRECITPYEPQTFTHIKRLKKIGTGKDFRLDGILCSSSLFTTKDQILELIHEYSDPEISEMTSDQINEVKIPSNIPTTREISLEWSEKFWPMSWRGDPNAQFLKEVKFDIVKEKQMIRKLLDVLETATEEIESKKPTLPVATIVVNPNNEEIVSTSFDCRLAHPLHHSVMLAIEQVAQNEKKSRLQKSAHSVEFDSGYLLNGLVVYTTHEPCVMCSMGLVHSRIKRVIYLQPMKSGGLETNYQLGDRDDLNWNFETWRWLEEEDLKKLHEIERKYKTFDQEVNV